The Methanobrevibacter millerae genome includes the window TATAAATTTCTATTTATAAAAGATTAAAAAAAACACACAGTCGCACTTCAACAATTAATATTAAAAATATTATTCTAATTTTATTCCATGTATTCTAAAATAGACAACAAAGGAAATATTATTACAGGAACTACAGTTATTTTAATTGTTTCAATAATGTTGATTGTTATTTTTATTGTTAACAGTATAAACTATATGGAAAATGAAAATATCAATTCCATTTCAAATGATAATTTCAAATACATCATTAAAGACTACAATAATAATTTGGAACAGCTTGGCCGAGATTCAATAGCTGAAGAAACTGAAAAACTGTATCATGCACACATTATTCATGACAGCAGAAAAGACATTAAAAAAATATTAAACAATAAATTAAAAGAGGTAAATAAAGAATATAAAGAAAAATATGGGATAAATATAAGGTCAGAAGTTCTATCTGTAGAAAGTACTGACAGTCCATGGAAAGTACTATTTAAAGTACGGATAAAGGCTGATAAAGATACTAATCAATTCGATGGGATTTTAGAAAGCAACTCTTCAATTGAAGGATTGAAAGATCCTCTGCCATATGCAAAATTACCTAAAATTTACAATAATATCAACAATGACGGGAAAAAAATTCATTATTTTCAAGCATTGGCACAGTATCTGAGATTGCATAATGTAGACTCATATGAATCATATATTCTGGCAACATCCCCTTTATTTATAAAAAAATGTCCGTATGATCCTTATATTCATCATGGAGATGGAAATACATTAAAAGAATGTTTAAAACAAGGATATTTCCATGAAAGTGCAGACGGTAGCTGCTACTTATGCAGATTAGACGGAAAAGGCGTTTGTCCACACTATGGAATGGAAGTTTTTATACAGACACACACCCCACTAACTAACGAGAGTGTATCCTGCTCAGACCATGTTGTATTTCATGACAGATACACAGGAGAAAAATTAAACAAATATGACATCAATAGCTTGATTTTGGATTCATCACATGCTAAAAAATATGGGCTGGTGCATGAAGATGGATAACAAAGGAAATTTTACACTTGAAATAGTAGTGGTGGGAATAGTCATATTATTGATTTTAGGTATCACTTCACTAGCATCTGAAATTTCACAAGAAAAAATTTCAAAGAATGTAGAAAACAGCAATATTGAAAAAACGATTAATGAAGTAGTCGATACATTAATAAATGATCCTGGAACTCCAATAAATTGGGAAGACTTTAAACCTAAAAGAGTTGGTCTAGCAATAATTAATGTAGATGAAAAAGTAATTCCAAATAGCGTTTCATACTTTAAATTATTGGAACTTGGTAGAGATTACGATAAGTTAGTAAAAAGAAAAATTTTTGATAATAAATTTTCATCATCCATGGAACTGAAACCATATGAGACATCAATTTCAAGTGTAAAAATTGGGTCAAATGATATTGAAAGTAATAAAGTTTATAGTGTCAATAGAGTTGTAAAATGCGATTTTTTCAAAAAATATACGGTTTGTGATTTCCAACAGGATAGTAAATGTAATCACAACCATAATCAAAAAGATTACAGCTGCAGCTACTTCAAAATCTTTAAGGGAAATTTAAAAAAGATGGATTATTATCTACTGTTTAATGAAAGTGAAAACTTGGAATATGACTATTATATAGACAACACCCATTTCAAAAGTCATGATGCCAATAAAATTACAAAAACAAAAATCTATTTAAACAACGAATTAAGTGAGATGTTTGAAGCAAATGAATCAACTTCAATAATATTTATTCATTTAGATAAAAAAGACGCAAAATCTGTTTTAGTTGCAGTTCCAAAGGATTTTGATAAAAATAAGCTAGATTACAATTATTTTACAACACAAACATGCGAATTCATATTGAAAGTTTGGGACTAAATTAACGCACCTAGAATTAAAAGTGAAACGGAAATCAATGTAAGGCTAGAAATCATATCTGTTAAACTAGTTGAAATAGGAATTACAATATTATCTGGGTCTAAATCCCTATTATATGAGGTGATTGAAATGAAATAAACAACAAATATCATTAATGTAAGTAATATTAAACCTGCAATCAGGGAAATTAGAATTATATTTGCAAAACCGACTCCAATTAATCCTAAAATTTGTGTTGAATCTTCTGCAATGAATCCGATTAGAGGAAACATGACAACTGCCAAGATATAACAAATTAAGAAATTATGAATACTTTCACCAGCAGGTCTTTTTAATGGTTCAATTAAACCATAGTGAAGACCTGATGAAAGTCTAGCACTCAATATGCTGATTAGGCTTCCACTTACTCCGGAGAATAAAGGTAACAATGTAAGTAAACTGTGATTTGTAAGCAATGTTTCTATAGAACTGTTTAATATTCCTCCTGCTGAAACACCCAGGAATGAACTTACAAGTAAAACAGGAGCTGACTGTGAAAAAATCTTTTTAGATTCTTCAGACCTCTTAATAACATAGATACATGAAATAATAATTAAAATGATTATTATTATAAAAGCAATATTTTTAATCAGGAAACTTTGATTAAAAAATGTTAAAATAAATACAGATGCAATAATAGCTGGTAAAGTAAACAAATCTCCAACAGCAGCAATAATGGGTGTTGTTACATTATCAGGATCCCAGCCATGACTAAAACTCCTAAATGAAATAAACATTGTGAATGGAAGCATTATTAAATTTGATATAATCGCCGCAATACATGAAATCAATATGAAATCCATTAATGAAATGGAATCATAATTAAATAATATACAGAATAACTTGGCTATAATAGCTAAAAATAAGGATAAAAATAATGTTAAAGCAAAAGATGAAACGATATTATCATTCAATTCCTTGGAAAATTCGAATTTTGGAGATATCATACCAATATGCAAATTAGTTGATAGTCTGGATGCTAAAGAACCAAAAATATTTCCTCTCATACCAATAGCCCCAGGAATAATAACTATTAAACCTGGAAAAGTTTCAAGGAAAAAGGTCATGTTTCCTAAAATAAGTCCAGCAAACAAATCTCCTAATGCACAAATCAATAGGGCGATAAAACTTTCTTTGATAATAGAATCATGCTCTTTAAAGAATGCTGGAAATGTAGATAGTGAACTGCGAATCTTCTTCTTTTTTGTTTTCATGCATATCACTACCCATTGTCATATTATCACTTCTTAAAGTATTAATCTTCATCTTCTAATTCTTCTGGAATATCTTCCAATGAACAAGCTGCAGATGCCAATTTTCTTAACAGTTCCGCACCTTCGTCAGTTCCTTTTAATAATAAAATATCATTTGCAAGAATCATTGTATTTTTATCCGGTCCATAAATCCATGATTCTCCTCTTCTAATTGCGATTACACGCATTCCTGTACGATTAGCTAAA containing:
- a CDS encoding magnesium transporter, which codes for MKTKKKKIRSSLSTFPAFFKEHDSIIKESFIALLICALGDLFAGLILGNMTFFLETFPGLIVIIPGAIGMRGNIFGSLASRLSTNLHIGMISPKFEFSKELNDNIVSSFALTLFLSLFLAIIAKLFCILFNYDSISLMDFILISCIAAIISNLIMLPFTMFISFRSFSHGWDPDNVTTPIIAAVGDLFTLPAIIASVFILTFFNQSFLIKNIAFIIIIILIIISCIYVIKRSEESKKIFSQSAPVLLVSSFLGVSAGGILNSSIETLLTNHSLLTLLPLFSGVSGSLISILSARLSSGLHYGLIEPLKRPAGESIHNFLICYILAVVMFPLIGFIAEDSTQILGLIGVGFANIILISLIAGLILLTLMIFVVYFISITSYNRDLDPDNIVIPISTSLTDMISSLTLISVSLLILGALI